One segment of Brassica napus cultivar Da-Ae chromosome C3, Da-Ae, whole genome shotgun sequence DNA contains the following:
- the LOC125575448 gene encoding homeobox-leucine zipper protein ATHB-15-like, translated as MYGIAADILSLSSSFDCITFCWISSERNLVADRLAKHVLSVGGFDEAVNGFTDEGWSLIGDSMDDVTITNVPPAILLRCLREQRSEWADNNIDAYLAAAAKVGPCSARVGGFGGQVILPLGHTIEHEEFMEAIKLEGLGHSLKMQSSQETSSFYNGMDENAVGTWAELIFAQLMLLLLMMHLCFLLVFTLSLLTPQSPNQALDLVSVLEIGPARTTKASTDQSGNSGTCAISVMTIAFEFGVESHMQEHVASMARQYVRGILSPVQRVSLALSPSHISSQVGLRTPLGTPEAQTLARWICQSYRSYMGVELLKSNGEGSESILKNLWHHTDAIICCSMKAMPVFTFANQAGLDMFETTLVSLLDISLEKIFDDNGGKVLCS; from the exons ATGTATGGAATTGCGGCTGATATCCTATCCTTGTCTTCCTCCTTTGATTGTATCACTTTCTGTTGGATCTCAAGTGAAAGAAACCTTGTGGCAGATAGACTAGCGAAACATGTCTTGTCTGTTGG agGCTTTGATGAGGCTGTTAATGGATTCACCGATGAAGGATGGTCGCTAATAGGAGATAGCATGGATGATGTCACAATCACT AATGTCCCTCCGGCAATCCTGCTTAGGTGTTTGAGGGAGCAAAGATCAGAATGGGCTGACAACAACATTGATGCATATCTGGCAGCAGCTGCTAAAGTGGGGCCTTGTAGTGCCAGAGTTGGAGGATTCGGAGGGCAGGTTATACTTCCACTTGGTCATACTATTGAGCATGAAGAG TTCATGGAAGCCATCAAGTTAGAAGGTCTTGGTCATTCCCTGAAGATGCAATCGTCGCAAGAGACATCTTCCTTTTACAA CGGTATGGATGAAAACGCTGTTGGAACATGGGCTGAACTTATATTTGCGCAATTGATGCTTCTTTTGCTGATGATGCACCTCTGCTTCCTTCTGGTTTTCACATTATCCCTCTTGACTCCTCAAAG TCCAAACCAAGCCTTGGATCTTGTTTCAGTACTGGAGATTGGTCCAGCCAGAACAACAAAAGCCTCAACTGACCAATCAGGAAACTCCGGTACATGTGCGATATCTGTGATGACAATAGCATTTGAGTTTGGTGTAGAGAGCCATATGCAAGAACATGTAGCATCCATGGCTAGGCAGTATGTTCGTGGTATCCTCTCACCGGTTCAGAGAGTTTCATTGGCTCTTTCTCCTTCTCACATCAGTTCACAAGTCGGTCTACGGACTCCTTTGGGTACTCCTGAAGCCCAAACGCTTGCTCGTTGGATCTGCCAGAGTTACAGGAGCTACATGGGCGTTGAGCTGCTTAAATCGAACGGTGAAGGCAGTGAATCTATTCTCAAGAACCTTTGGCATCACACAGATGCTATCATCTGCTGCTCAATGAAG GCCATGCCAGTCTTCACATTTGCAAACCAGGCAGGACTTGACATGTTTGAGACTACATTGGTTTCTCTGCTAGATATCTCTCTAGAGAAGATATTTGATGACAATGGAGGAAAGGTTCTCTGCTCTTAG
- the LOC125583519 gene encoding probable LRR receptor-like serine/threonine-protein kinase At3g47570, with the protein MLDLKSQVFEDKQNVLSSWNSSFPLCNWKGVTCGLKHKRVTSLNLGGLQLGGVISPSIGNLSFLISLDLSDNSIGGTIPHQVGNLFRLEYLDMSHNFLGGGIPTSMSNCSRLLSLRLTSNSLGEGVPSELGSLARLEILNLGRNNLSGKLPPSLGNLTSLMQVIFSSNKIQGGVPDALARLNQLVYLALGMNKFSGVFPPSIYNISSLKILNMFGSGFSGSLKPDFGKLLPNLRRLHMGRNHFTGPIPTTLSNISNLENFGIVFNKMMGSVPSSFGKLQNLQYLALASNSLGSYSSGDLEFLKALTNCTQLHTLLVNGNRLGGDFPTSITNLSTNLWKLDLGMNFISGTIPYDIGNLISLQKLMLDDNLLTGPLPSSIGKLSRLVVLNLTSNRMSGEIPSSIGNITRLGKLYFSNNSFEGTIPPSLGQCRFILYLRIGSNKLNGTIPQEIMQIQSLVHLDLSDNSLTGSLPKYIKPLEGLCTLSVAHNKLSGQLPQVLGKFLSLENLYLQGNFFDGDIPNIKGLMGAKRLDFSSNNLSGSIPGYFVNFSSLEYLNLSINNFQGMVPTEGNLKNATLLLVFGNKDLCGGIKELKLKPCIMQVHAMETGHSSLVKKISIGVSIGIAFLLMLLIAYISLCWLRKRKRNQQQTNHPTSSSALEVCHEKISYAYLQKATDGFSSSNMIGSGSFGTVFKALLPTENKVVAVKVLNLQRRGAMKSFVTECESLKDIKHRNLVKLLTACSSTDFQGNDFRALVYELMPNGSLDMWLHPEEVEEIRRPSRALSLFERLNIAVDVISVLEYLHVYCHEPIAHCDLKPSNVLLDKDLTGHVSYFGIARMLMKLDQGSLFNQLSSVGVRGTIGYAAPGKFYHTSVLF; encoded by the coding sequence ATGCTAGACCTCAAATCTCAAGTTTTTGAAGACAAACAAAATGTCTTGTCCTCATGGAATAGCTCATTCCCTCTCTGTAACTGGAAAGGGGTTACTTGCGGTCTTAAACACAAGAGAGTTACCAGTTTGAACCTTGGAGGATTGCAGTTAGGCGGAGTGATATCACCATCTATTGGTAATCTTTCCTTCCTCATATCACTTGATCTCTCAGATAACTCTATTGGTGGAACCATCCCTCACCAGGTGGGAAACTTGTTTAGACTTGAGTACTTAGATATGAGTCATAATTTTCTTGGAGGAGGGATTCCAACTAGTATGTCTAACTGCTCAAGATTGTTGAGTCTTAGATTAACTTCAAATAGTCTTGGAGAAGGTGTTCCTTCAGAACTAGGATCATTGGCGAGGcttgaaattttaaatcttgGTCGAAACAACCTTAGTGGAAAGCTCCCTCCATCTCTAGGAAACTTGACATCACTCATGCAAGTCATCTTTTCATCGAACAAAATACAAGGAGGAGTTCCTGATGCTCTAGCTAGATTGAATCAGTTAGTGTATCTTGCATTAGGAATGAACAAATTCTCGGGCGTTTTTCCTCCCTCCATCTACAATATTTCCTCACTTAAGATCTTGAACATGTTTGGTAGTGGTTTCTCGGGTAGCCTAAAGCCTGATTTTGGTAAGCTACTACCAAATCTTCGACGTTTGCATATGGGACGTAATCATTTCACAGGACCGATCCCCACAACACTTTCCAATATCTCAAATCTTGAGAATTTTGGAATCGTGTTTAACAAAATGATGGGAAGTGTTCCTTCAAGTTTTGGAAAACTACAGAACTTGCAGTACCTAGCACTTGCCAGTAATTCTTTGGGTAGTTACTCCTCTGGAGATCTTGAGTTTCTCAAGGCTTTGACTAATTGTACCCAACTTCATACATTACTTGTAAATGGGAATAGGCTTGGAGGTGACTTCCCTACCTCTATTACGAACCTGTCCACCAACCTCTGGAAATTAGACCTTGGAATGAATTTCATCTCTGGAACCATTCCTTATGACATTGGGAATCTCATCAGCCTACAAAAACTTATGTTAGACGATAACTTGTTGACCGGACCACTACCAAGTTCCATTGGAAAGCTTTCTAGATTGGTGGTATTAAACCTCACTTCAAATAGAATGTCCGGAGAGATACCTTCTTCAATAGGTAACATCACTCGGTTAGGAAAACTCTATTTTTCCAACAATAGTTTTGAAGGAACCATTCCTCCGAGTCTTGGTCAGTGCAGATTCATATTGTATTTGCGGATTGGGTCTAATAAGTTGAATGGGACTATACCTCAGGAGATTATGCAAATTCAGTCCCTTGTTCACCTCGACTTGTCAGATAATTCCTTGACAGGCTCTCTGCCAAAGTATATTAAACCACTAGAGGGTCTTTGCACACTGTCTGTTGCGCATAATAAATTATCCGGGCAACTCCCTCAAGTCTTGGGCAAATTTCTCTCATTGGAGAATCTTTATCTACAAGGAAATTTTTTTGATGGTGATATTCCAAACATAAAAGGGTTGATGGGTGCTAAAAGACTTGATTTCTCGAGCAATAATCTCTCTGGAAGTATACCTGgatattttgtaaacttttctTCTTTGGAGTATCTCAATCTATCCATTAACAATTTCCAGGGAATGGTGCCAACAGAAGGAAACCTTAAGAATGCTACTCTACTTTTAGTATTTGGAAACAAAGATCTATGTGGAGGCATCAAGGAGCTGAAACTAAAGCCATGTATTATGCAAGTACATGCAATGGAGACAGGCCATTCCTCTCTTGTGAAGAAAATTTCCATTGGGGTTAGCATTGGCATAGCTTTTCTCTTGATGTTGTTAATAGCTTATATTTCTCTATGTTggttaagaaaaagaaagaggaacCAGCAGCAGACCAATCATCCAACTTCTTCATCTGCACTAGAGGTTTGTCATGAAAAGATAAGTTATGCATATCTACAAAAGGCGACAGATGGCTTCTCTTCCAGCAATATGATTGGATCAGGCAGTTTTGGCACTGTGTTTAAGGCATTGCTCCCAACAGAGAACAAGGTTGTTGCAGTGAAAGTTCTAAACCTACAGAGACGTGGAGCTATGAAGAGCTTTGTGACAGAATGCGAATCTCTCAAGGACATAAAGCATCGTAATCTTGTGAAACTATTGACGGCTTGTTCGAGTACTGATTTTCAAGGAAATGATTTCAGAGCTCTTGTCTATGAGTTAATGCCAAATGGAAGCCTGGATATGTGGCTGCACCCTGAGGAAGTGGAAGAGATCCGTCGACCCTCAAGAGCCTTGTCCCTCTTTGAAAGGCTCAACATTGCCGTTGATGTGATTTCCGTTTTGGAATATCTTCATGTTTATTGCCATGAACCTATAGCTCATTGCGATCTCAAGCCGAGCAACGTCCTCCTAGACAAAGATCTGACTGGTCATGTTAGCTACTTTGGCATTGCTCGAATGCTCATGAAACTTGATCAAGGGTCTTTATTCAACCAACTAAGCTCGGTCGGCGTCAGAGGAACCATCGGCTATGCCGCACCAGGTAAATTTTATCACACATCAGTATTGTTTTAG